The proteins below are encoded in one region of Sphingobium yanoikuyae:
- a CDS encoding EAL and GGDEF domain-containing protein: MDRFADRRFADGARELGGPAAHMPSGAHVAHRALSAKIKHVRPPVIHWFADYRGRLLTYWVEGEVRGGGLRMGLMRHGWRKGFDSVDIGIIIRAAAASSQPEPLVVRLRCADGASRWCLLRMTRQAMPAGAWRWYGTVEDMHDRRDKQAELLETALAESREHHRWSVELSPQVPWTATPDGAIEEVGPRWRDLTGSSPEQAMGAGWINALHPDDMDRTLTLWRERLQSGDPVDVDYRLRLRDGSYRWMRARAAARRDGKGAIIRWYGTLEDIHNQKLAQQAVAESEEHFRLAVQSARLGIWDYDARSGQRSWSAEFRAMLGLTADAPATTELALSLVHPDDRHKLKAMMDGVAANVLPPHFEATLRVHRADNGALRWIRSTGWATRTEVGQLRRIIVTFLDVTEQRDAEERIRWAATHDPMTRLPNRTLWQGVLEELADQARPTGAGFGLMLFDIDDLKRINDSLGHDAGDALLCGFAERLAAAAPADAVVGRLGGDEFGLIAASLVDSATVQACSQAILDKMRVPFAYQGQLLEAGVSVGGAVFGEHGDDAHELFKAADLALYASKASGRSRLTMFHSQLRADAQQRSSMIHMARQVIAERLVEPYYQPKVDMRSGQVLGYEALLRWQHPRLGVQAPATIAAAFEHGELAIRLTDLMLDAVLHDMAAWLRMGFDPGRVAVNASAADLLQADFADHVLARLDQHGVPAQNFEIEVTESVFLGRGADQVARALDRFARGGVRIALDDFGTGFASLSHLKQYPVNVLKIDRSFVSHVDSDAGDAAIVDAVIKLGSSFRMEVVAEGVETAEQAALLLQHGCHIAQGYHYGRPQPAASVLAARGVAPIAPKK, encoded by the coding sequence ATGGATCGCTTCGCTGATCGGCGCTTTGCCGATGGCGCCCGCGAACTTGGCGGGCCTGCGGCTCATATGCCGTCCGGCGCCCATGTTGCGCACAGGGCATTATCCGCGAAAATCAAGCATGTACGTCCACCCGTCATTCACTGGTTCGCGGATTATCGCGGTCGCCTGCTGACCTACTGGGTCGAGGGCGAGGTGCGGGGCGGGGGGCTTCGCATGGGGCTGATGCGCCATGGCTGGCGCAAGGGCTTTGATTCGGTCGATATCGGGATCATCATACGGGCCGCTGCCGCGTCGTCGCAGCCGGAACCGCTGGTCGTTCGCCTGCGTTGCGCAGATGGCGCAAGCCGCTGGTGCCTGCTCCGCATGACGCGGCAGGCAATGCCCGCAGGGGCATGGCGCTGGTATGGAACGGTCGAGGATATGCATGATCGTCGCGACAAACAGGCTGAATTGCTGGAAACCGCGCTGGCGGAAAGTCGCGAACATCATCGCTGGTCGGTAGAACTCAGCCCCCAGGTTCCCTGGACCGCCACGCCCGATGGCGCGATCGAGGAGGTGGGGCCGCGCTGGCGCGATCTGACCGGCAGCTCGCCCGAACAGGCGATGGGCGCCGGCTGGATCAACGCGCTGCATCCCGACGACATGGACCGGACCCTGACGTTGTGGCGCGAACGGCTCCAGTCGGGCGACCCGGTCGATGTCGATTATCGCCTGCGCCTGCGCGACGGCAGCTATCGCTGGATGCGCGCCCGCGCGGCCGCCCGGCGCGATGGCAAGGGCGCGATCATCCGCTGGTACGGCACGCTGGAGGATATCCATAATCAGAAGCTGGCGCAGCAGGCGGTGGCAGAGAGCGAGGAGCATTTCCGCCTCGCGGTGCAGTCGGCGCGGCTCGGCATCTGGGACTATGACGCCCGCTCGGGCCAGCGCAGCTGGTCGGCGGAATTCCGGGCGATGCTGGGCCTGACGGCGGATGCGCCGGCGACCACCGAACTGGCCCTGTCGCTCGTGCATCCCGATGATCGCCACAAGCTCAAGGCGATGATGGACGGCGTCGCCGCCAATGTCCTGCCGCCCCATTTCGAGGCGACCCTGCGCGTCCATCGCGCCGACAATGGCGCGCTGCGCTGGATCCGCAGCACCGGCTGGGCAACGCGCACGGAAGTCGGCCAGTTGCGCCGGATCATCGTCACCTTCCTCGACGTCACCGAACAGCGCGATGCGGAAGAACGCATCCGCTGGGCCGCCACCCACGATCCGATGACGCGGCTGCCGAACCGGACATTGTGGCAGGGTGTGCTGGAGGAACTGGCGGATCAGGCGCGCCCGACCGGCGCGGGCTTCGGCCTGATGCTGTTCGACATCGATGACCTCAAGCGGATCAACGACTCGCTTGGCCATGACGCGGGCGACGCGCTGCTCTGCGGCTTTGCCGAGCGTCTGGCGGCGGCGGCGCCGGCCGATGCGGTGGTCGGTCGCCTGGGTGGGGACGAGTTCGGCCTGATCGCCGCCTCGCTGGTGGATAGTGCGACCGTGCAGGCCTGCAGCCAGGCGATATTGGACAAGATGCGGGTGCCCTTCGCCTATCAGGGGCAATTGCTCGAAGCCGGGGTCAGCGTCGGCGGCGCCGTGTTCGGCGAGCATGGCGACGATGCGCATGAACTGTTCAAGGCGGCCGATCTGGCGCTCTATGCCTCCAAGGCGAGCGGTCGCAGCCGGCTCACCATGTTCCATTCCCAGTTGCGGGCCGATGCGCAGCAGCGCAGTTCGATGATCCACATGGCCCGCCAGGTGATCGCCGAGCGGCTGGTCGAGCCCTATTATCAGCCCAAGGTCGACATGCGTAGCGGACAGGTGCTGGGCTATGAGGCGTTGCTGCGCTGGCAGCATCCCCGGCTCGGTGTCCAGGCGCCCGCCACCATTGCTGCCGCCTTCGAGCATGGCGAACTGGCCATCCGTCTGACCGACCTCATGCTCGACGCGGTGCTGCACGACATGGCGGCCTGGCTCCGGATGGGCTTCGATCCCGGCCGGGTGGCGGTCAACGCCTCGGCGGCGGATCTGCTTCAGGCCGATTTTGCCGATCATGTCCTCGCCCGGCTGGATCAGCATGGCGTGCCGGCACAGAATTTCGAGATCGAAGTGACCGAGTCGGTCTTCCTTGGTCGCGGCGCCGATCAGGTCGCGCGCGCGCTTGACCGGTTCGCGCGGGGCGGGGTGCGTATCGCCCTCGACGATTTCGGCACCGGCTTCGCCTCGCTCAGCCATCTCAAGCAATATCCGGTCAATGTGCTGAAGATCGACCGCAGCTTCGTCAGCCATGTCGACAGCGATGCCGGCGACGCCGCCATCGTCGACGCCGTCATCAAGCTGGGCAGCAGCTTCCGCATGGAGGTGGTGGCCGAAGGCGTGGAGACCGCCGAACAGGCCGCTTTACTGCTCCAGCATGGCTGCCATATCGCGCAGGGCTATCATTATGGCCGGCCACAGCCCGCCGCATCGGTCCTCGCCGCCCGCGGCGTCGCGCCTATCGCGCCGAAAAAGTGA
- a CDS encoding VOC family protein, with protein sequence MLHHVSVGTNDVARARAFYDPLMALLGYRSLRDNPHSLDYGVTDVVFSVETPVDGAPASAGNGIHICFVAADRGAVDGFHRLALELGGSDAGPPGVRAQYDEHYYGAFVRDPDGNKIEAVTFSAR encoded by the coding sequence ATGCTGCATCATGTATCGGTGGGCACCAATGATGTGGCGCGGGCACGGGCCTTCTACGACCCGCTGATGGCGCTGCTGGGCTATCGCAGCCTGCGCGATAACCCCCATTCGCTCGACTATGGCGTGACCGACGTGGTGTTCAGCGTCGAGACGCCGGTCGATGGCGCGCCCGCGAGCGCGGGCAACGGCATCCATATCTGCTTCGTCGCGGCCGATCGCGGCGCGGTCGACGGATTTCATCGACTGGCGCTGGAGTTGGGCGGCAGCGATGCCGGGCCGCCGGGCGTGCGGGCGCAATATGACGAGCATTATTATGGCGCCTTCGTGCGCGATCCCGACGGCAACAAGATAGAGGCGGTCACTTTTTCGGCGCGATAG
- a CDS encoding RcnB family protein, with amino-acid sequence MMMAARFFFASSAMALIASLAGPVAAQAPATSGTSVVRTTATATTATAHRWGPRYDGRWYAGWAAPGGWQSYQRPRVGFALPAYWVHPRFFIANYGVYGLPAPTTGYGWSRYYDDAVMTDQYGRVRDVRSGIDWSRYEGGYEEGAPQPAVIASSGGQAGYSAPDDMVTYSPAPQSAPQPAPSSRPGVDYDAPAYASSAVSPSAPTVTTVAAAPSAPPASVAATSGTHWSNQPATTTVVSAAPPVPGLPPGGYISGGFYYPPPLVTTIIINPDGTTQATTRYATEAAPR; translated from the coding sequence ATGATGATGGCCGCGCGCTTTTTCTTCGCCAGCAGCGCCATGGCGCTGATCGCCAGCCTTGCGGGGCCGGTTGCCGCGCAGGCGCCAGCGACGTCCGGCACCAGCGTGGTCCGCACCACCGCCACGGCGACGACCGCCACCGCCCATCGCTGGGGGCCGCGCTATGACGGGCGCTGGTATGCCGGCTGGGCCGCGCCGGGCGGCTGGCAAAGCTATCAGCGGCCACGCGTAGGCTTTGCCCTGCCCGCCTACTGGGTCCATCCGCGCTTCTTCATCGCCAATTATGGCGTCTATGGCCTGCCGGCGCCGACCACCGGCTATGGCTGGTCGCGCTATTATGACGATGCGGTGATGACCGACCAATATGGCCGGGTGCGCGACGTGCGCAGCGGCATCGACTGGTCGCGCTATGAGGGCGGCTATGAAGAGGGGGCGCCGCAGCCGGCCGTCATCGCCAGTTCCGGCGGCCAGGCCGGATATAGTGCGCCCGACGACATGGTGACCTATAGCCCCGCGCCGCAGTCCGCACCACAGCCCGCCCCGTCCAGCCGCCCCGGCGTGGATTATGATGCGCCCGCTTATGCCAGCAGCGCCGTCAGCCCGAGCGCGCCGACGGTGACAACTGTTGCGGCGGCTCCGTCGGCTCCGCCAGCATCGGTGGCGGCGACGAGCGGCACGCACTGGTCGAACCAGCCGGCGACCACGACCGTCGTGTCGGCCGCTCCGCCGGTGCCCGGCCTGCCGCCCGGCGGCTATATTTCGGGCGGCTTCTATTATCCGCCGCCGCTGGTAACGACCATCATCATCAATCCCGACGGCACAACCCAGGCGACCACCCGCTACGCGACCGAGGCCGCGCCGCGCTGA
- a CDS encoding GAF domain-containing protein produces the protein MYDFAPAADADKATLYADLLSAADALTRDEPDAVANMANLSALIWQFLPDLNWAGFYRMVEDELVLGPFQGKAACIRIPLGRGVCGTAAQTRETQLVADVHAFPGHIACDAASASEIVVPVVHDGRLIGVLDLDSPRPARFDSADQQGLEELVARIAGRIG, from the coding sequence ATGTATGATTTCGCCCCCGCTGCCGACGCCGACAAGGCGACGCTGTACGCCGATCTTCTGTCCGCTGCCGACGCGCTAACCCGTGACGAGCCCGATGCGGTCGCCAATATGGCGAACCTGTCGGCGCTGATCTGGCAGTTCCTGCCCGACCTCAACTGGGCCGGCTTCTATCGCATGGTCGAGGATGAGCTGGTGCTGGGGCCTTTTCAGGGCAAGGCGGCCTGCATCCGCATCCCGCTGGGCCGCGGCGTGTGCGGCACCGCCGCGCAGACGCGCGAGACGCAGCTGGTGGCCGATGTCCATGCCTTCCCCGGCCATATCGCCTGCGACGCGGCAAGTGCGTCCGAGATCGTCGTGCCGGTGGTGCATGACGGCCGGCTGATCGGCGTGCTGGACCTGGACAGCCCCCGCCCCGCCCGGTTCGACAGTGCCGACCAGCAGGGGCTGGAAGAACTGGTCGCGCGGATCGCCGGCCGCATCGGCTGA
- a CDS encoding glycosyltransferase family 87 protein: protein MPAERPILLPPRPWNWFMWVAATFLGVFLILSDLRQLDGLHLPEARLLIGRDFLNVWSGGTLALTDQLERLYDFQSYMDWQAGLFGPLEMLNYSYPPHSLFLAIPFALFPYPVALALWTGLGAIFFAWAARPYIPAGLSPWLALLTPAAIVNIWVGHYGFVIGGLWLLFFAQLRHAPVRAGLVAGLLTLKPHLGLLIALTLVHRRAFRAIGAALAVTLGLIGLSGLAFGFDLWPTWLTDTSALQTRIMTAEGEKFYFFMMTSAYVALRAGPYWLPLLAQTLFAGSALYMVWRARHCTVHQLAFITATATALITPYIFNYDLTVCCLGFAILLYGQWHALHRKERIILWMAFAAPLLVMAWNLIAPIALLAGLVVQIRCYTGISYADLLLPAPLKRRWIDNPVPTS, encoded by the coding sequence ATGCCGGCCGAACGCCCTATTCTTCTGCCACCGCGCCCCTGGAACTGGTTCATGTGGGTTGCCGCCACCTTCTTGGGCGTCTTCCTGATCCTCTCGGATTTGCGCCAACTTGACGGCCTGCACCTGCCCGAAGCCCGACTTCTGATCGGCCGCGATTTCCTCAATGTCTGGTCCGGCGGAACGCTCGCACTGACCGACCAGCTTGAGCGTCTCTATGATTTTCAGTCCTATATGGACTGGCAGGCCGGGCTTTTCGGCCCGCTGGAGATGCTGAACTACTCCTATCCTCCGCATAGCCTGTTCCTGGCGATACCCTTTGCGCTGTTTCCCTATCCGGTTGCGCTCGCCCTGTGGACGGGCCTTGGCGCCATCTTCTTTGCCTGGGCGGCCCGTCCCTACATACCGGCCGGCCTGTCCCCCTGGCTTGCGCTGCTGACGCCGGCGGCGATCGTCAATATCTGGGTCGGCCATTATGGGTTCGTCATTGGCGGCCTGTGGCTGCTGTTCTTCGCCCAGTTGCGCCATGCGCCGGTCCGCGCCGGCCTTGTCGCCGGGCTGCTGACGCTCAAGCCCCATCTGGGCCTGCTGATTGCTCTGACGCTGGTCCATCGCAGGGCCTTCCGGGCGATAGGCGCGGCACTCGCCGTCACCCTGGGGCTGATCGGGCTGAGCGGCTTGGCGTTCGGCTTCGATCTCTGGCCCACCTGGCTGACGGATACCTCTGCCCTCCAAACCCGGATCATGACCGCCGAAGGCGAGAAATTCTATTTCTTCATGATGACATCGGCCTATGTCGCGCTGCGCGCGGGGCCTTATTGGCTGCCGCTGCTGGCCCAGACCCTGTTTGCGGGCAGCGCGCTCTACATGGTCTGGCGCGCGCGTCACTGCACCGTCCATCAACTGGCCTTCATCACGGCCACCGCGACGGCCCTGATCACCCCCTATATCTTCAACTATGACCTGACGGTTTGCTGCCTTGGCTTCGCGATCCTGCTTTATGGCCAATGGCACGCGCTTCATCGCAAAGAGCGGATCATCCTGTGGATGGCCTTTGCCGCGCCCTTGCTGGTGATGGCGTGGAACCTCATTGCACCGATCGCCCTGCTTGCCGGCCTTGTCGTCCAGATACGCTGCTACACGGGCATATCCTATGCAGATCTGCTGTTGCCGGCCCCTCTCAAGCGGCGATGGATCGATAATCCCGTCCCCACATCCTAG
- the arfB gene encoding alternative ribosome rescue aminoacyl-tRNA hydrolase ArfB yields the protein MVAIPVTRSIAIDSDEIVESFARASGPGGQHVNTTDSAVMLRFDVAASPGLPDAVKQRLADLAGSRMTRDGVLILRSEGARSQLLNRQEVRERLFALIREATIVPKKRRPTKPTKASQKRRVDGKVKRASVKAGRGRVRMD from the coding sequence ATGGTCGCCATCCCCGTCACCCGCTCCATCGCGATCGACAGCGACGAGATTGTCGAGAGCTTCGCGCGCGCGTCGGGGCCGGGCGGCCAGCATGTGAACACCACCGACAGCGCGGTGATGCTGCGCTTCGACGTCGCCGCCTCGCCCGGCCTGCCCGATGCGGTGAAGCAGCGGCTGGCGGACCTGGCCGGATCGCGCATGACCCGCGACGGCGTGCTGATCCTGCGCAGCGAGGGCGCGCGATCGCAGCTGCTCAACCGGCAGGAGGTGCGCGAGCGGCTGTTCGCGCTGATCCGCGAGGCAACGATCGTGCCCAAGAAGCGGCGCCCGACCAAGCCGACCAAGGCCTCGCAGAAGCGCCGCGTCGACGGCAAGGTCAAGCGCGCCAGCGTGAAGGCCGGACGCGGCCGGGTCAGGATGGACTGA
- a CDS encoding RluA family pseudouridine synthase, whose amino-acid sequence MTLLSDKVLFIDGEAIILDKPAGLPVDAPRDGSISLENHLASLTFGFQRWPLAVHRLDRDTSGCLLLARNPKAHKRFAAAFEAGTVEKRYVAVLEGVPEADEGTIALSLKKVSTPSQGWRMIAAKAGKPAVTHWRKLAVKDGRALIAFTPETGRTHQIRVHAQHGLGFGIVGDPVYGDGQGAMLLHSRFLSVPRGDNKPPAQATAPLPQSFVDAGFGPEILEEAGL is encoded by the coding sequence TTGACCCTGCTTAGCGACAAAGTGCTGTTCATCGATGGCGAGGCCATCATCCTCGACAAGCCGGCCGGCCTGCCGGTCGATGCGCCGCGCGACGGATCGATCAGCCTTGAAAACCACCTCGCCTCGCTGACCTTCGGCTTCCAGCGCTGGCCGCTGGCGGTCCACCGGCTGGACCGCGACACCAGCGGCTGCCTGCTGCTGGCGCGCAATCCCAAGGCGCACAAGCGCTTTGCCGCCGCGTTCGAGGCCGGCACGGTCGAGAAGCGCTATGTCGCGGTACTGGAGGGCGTGCCCGAGGCGGATGAAGGCACGATCGCCCTGTCGCTCAAGAAGGTGAGCACGCCGAGCCAGGGCTGGCGCATGATCGCGGCGAAGGCCGGCAAGCCCGCCGTCACCCACTGGCGCAAGCTGGCGGTTAAGGACGGCCGTGCGCTGATCGCCTTCACGCCCGAAACCGGCCGTACCCACCAGATCCGCGTCCATGCCCAGCATGGGCTGGGCTTCGGCATCGTCGGCGATCCGGTCTATGGCGACGGACAGGGCGCGATGCTGCTGCACAGCCGGTTCCTGAGCGTGCCGCGCGGCGACAACAAGCCGCCGGCGCAGGCGACCGCACCGCTGCCGCAGAGCTTCGTCGATGCCGGCTTCGGCCCCGAGATATTGGAGGAAGCCGGGCTGTAA
- a CDS encoding acyltransferase family protein yields MENRGLACQHAPQRLDWVDVARGIGIIAVVVGHVWTRGPLRDAMYSFHMPLFFLLSGMLSRPHPVGAFTRRQLVSQMRPYAIFLALLILADQIIEPAKGNLPIFHQWPRDLLPILLGGYWLRGPYTIFWFVPCLMLARILFNLALNRWPDPRDRRWALLLIPMLLLAYAIGHVTPASPLGLLSVPMAMILLWVGALWPRLHWRNFWIAPLGLLALAGLCGWLPTLNMKAADYGWPLFSIASGIATSLLLFRLSARLAPVAAPLAAIGRASLVIMYLHVAIIHYGTPYLARPWLLALALLAPFALWHLIRLSPRLSRWML; encoded by the coding sequence ATGGAGAATAGGGGCCTTGCCTGTCAACATGCGCCGCAGCGGCTAGACTGGGTCGATGTCGCGCGCGGCATCGGCATCATCGCCGTGGTGGTCGGCCATGTCTGGACGCGTGGGCCCTTGCGCGACGCCATGTACAGCTTCCACATGCCGCTCTTCTTCCTGCTGTCGGGCATGCTCTCGCGGCCGCATCCCGTCGGCGCCTTCACCCGGCGGCAACTGGTCAGCCAGATGCGCCCCTATGCGATCTTCCTCGCGCTGCTGATCCTGGCCGATCAGATCATCGAACCGGCCAAGGGCAATCTGCCGATCTTCCACCAATGGCCGCGCGATCTGCTGCCGATCCTGCTCGGCGGCTATTGGCTGCGTGGCCCCTATACCATCTTCTGGTTCGTGCCCTGCCTGATGCTGGCGCGCATCCTGTTCAACCTCGCGCTCAACCGCTGGCCCGATCCGCGCGACCGGCGATGGGCATTGCTGCTGATCCCGATGCTGCTGCTCGCCTATGCCATTGGTCATGTGACACCGGCCTCGCCGCTGGGCCTGCTGAGCGTGCCGATGGCGATGATCCTGCTCTGGGTCGGCGCGCTCTGGCCCCGACTGCACTGGCGCAATTTCTGGATAGCGCCGCTCGGCCTGCTCGCGCTGGCGGGCCTTTGCGGCTGGCTACCGACGCTCAACATGAAGGCGGCAGACTATGGCTGGCCGCTGTTCTCTATCGCGTCCGGCATCGCGACGTCGCTGCTGCTGTTCCGCCTCTCGGCGCGGCTCGCGCCAGTCGCCGCCCCGCTCGCCGCGATCGGCCGGGCGTCACTGGTCATCATGTATCTGCACGTCGCGATCATCCATTATGGCACGCCCTATCTGGCCAGGCCTTGGCTGCTCGCGCTTGCGCTGCTGGCGCCCTTCGCCCTGTGGCACCTCATCCGCCTGTCCCCGCGCCTCAGTCGCTGGATGCTCTAG
- a CDS encoding TetR/AcrR family transcriptional regulator: MAADTSQRADGSGSDGSARPTGRPSREAAEQIETTMLDAALATFIEAGFQGASMEAIARRAGVTKRTLYRRARTKSDLFVEVVERLARQSGMPNLARVEAGPLEQRLQAAGEILLGWLLNPHAIALYRMIVAEAARQPGLALSVDGPFQRASTAIAAILAEDGGRPAETVRLGADMFVRLVAGEALDRAAQGIEPAGVSDRTHARAMAAIAFFLAGWRSWPASAPSLS; encoded by the coding sequence ATGGCCGCCGACACCAGCCAGCGGGCTGACGGATCAGGGAGCGACGGATCGGCGCGGCCGACCGGCCGGCCATCGCGCGAGGCGGCCGAACAGATTGAAACGACCATGCTGGATGCGGCATTGGCGACCTTCATCGAGGCCGGTTTCCAGGGGGCCAGCATGGAGGCCATCGCCCGCCGCGCCGGGGTGACCAAGCGCACCCTCTATCGCCGCGCCCGGACCAAGTCGGACCTGTTCGTAGAGGTGGTCGAGCGCCTGGCCCGCCAGTCGGGCATGCCCAATCTGGCGCGGGTCGAGGCCGGTCCGCTGGAACAGCGCTTGCAGGCGGCGGGCGAGATATTGCTCGGCTGGCTGCTCAATCCCCATGCGATCGCGCTGTATCGCATGATCGTGGCCGAGGCTGCGCGTCAGCCGGGGCTGGCGCTCAGCGTCGATGGCCCGTTCCAGCGGGCGAGCACGGCGATCGCGGCCATCCTGGCCGAGGATGGCGGCCGGCCGGCAGAGACCGTCAGGCTGGGCGCGGACATGTTCGTGCGGCTGGTTGCCGGCGAGGCGCTGGACCGGGCGGCGCAGGGGATCGAGCCGGCCGGCGTTTCAGACCGGACGCATGCGCGCGCCATGGCGGCCATCGCCTTTTTCCTGGCAGGCTGGCGATCCTGGCCAGCGTCGGCGCCGTCCTTGTCCTAG
- a CDS encoding SDR family NAD(P)-dependent oxidoreductase: protein MALFQDRVAIVTGGASGIGEAVVKDLLAEGAKVVIADFDEAGAQRLAQSCGEDRARAFKVDVSDAQAVSASVDFAVETFGGLHLAVNNAGIGAPSTPLADIAIDDWHRVVGVDLHSVFYGMKYQIPAMLKSGGGAIVNMASILGAVGWAGSAAYVTSKHAVVGMTKTAALDYAGQGIRVNAVGPAFVETPALGKTMTDAERAVLAGLHAFDRLARPEEIAAMTSFLLSDRASFMTGTYYPVDGGYLAR, encoded by the coding sequence ATGGCGTTGTTTCAGGATCGGGTCGCGATCGTCACCGGCGGTGCATCGGGCATCGGCGAAGCGGTGGTGAAGGATTTGCTGGCGGAAGGGGCGAAGGTTGTCATCGCCGATTTCGACGAAGCGGGGGCGCAGCGTCTCGCGCAATCCTGTGGCGAGGATCGGGCGCGCGCCTTCAAGGTCGATGTCAGCGATGCACAGGCGGTCAGCGCCAGCGTCGACTTCGCCGTCGAAACCTTCGGCGGATTGCATCTGGCGGTCAACAATGCCGGGATCGGCGCGCCGTCCACGCCGCTGGCCGACATCGCCATCGATGACTGGCACCGGGTTGTCGGCGTCGATCTGCACAGCGTCTTCTACGGCATGAAATATCAGATCCCGGCGATGCTGAAATCCGGTGGCGGCGCGATCGTCAACATGGCCTCGATCCTGGGCGCGGTCGGCTGGGCCGGTTCCGCCGCCTATGTGACGTCCAAGCATGCGGTCGTCGGCATGACCAAGACCGCCGCGCTGGACTATGCCGGCCAGGGTATCAGGGTGAATGCGGTCGGGCCGGCCTTTGTCGAAACCCCGGCACTCGGCAAGACCATGACCGATGCGGAACGGGCGGTCCTCGCCGGCCTGCATGCGTTCGACAGGCTGGCGCGCCCGGAGGAGATCGCTGCCATGACCAGCTTCCTCCTGTCCGACCGCGCCTCCTTCATGACCGGAACCTATTATCCGGTCGATGGCGGCTATCTGGCGCGCTGA
- a CDS encoding sigma-70 family RNA polymerase sigma factor produces MARGTQMDAAARFDPLRPRLIRVAYRMLGSVADAEDVVQDAFIRWMGTDRSDVREPEAFLRRIVTRLCLDQMKSARAQRETYVGPWLPEPLVEEADEEEDVTLPLMLALERLSPLERAAFLLHDVFGLAFDEVARTIQRDAAACRQLAARARDHVRDTRPRFQIEKQRGLEIAGAFFAASRSGDMSALGALLAQDVSFHSDGGGKRPAAIRPAIGHGQVMQVHKALAVLFGKYGSTLLRTCMVNGLPGFVTREADGELQTTALDIEDGHVTAIYIMRNPDKLRHLH; encoded by the coding sequence ATGGCGCGGGGGACGCAGATGGACGCGGCGGCGCGCTTCGACCCGCTGCGTCCCCGCCTGATCCGGGTCGCCTATCGCATGCTCGGATCGGTCGCCGATGCCGAAGATGTGGTGCAGGACGCCTTCATCCGCTGGATGGGCACCGACCGCAGCGATGTGCGCGAACCGGAAGCCTTTTTGCGCCGCATCGTCACCCGCCTCTGCCTCGACCAGATGAAGTCGGCGCGGGCGCAGCGCGAAACCTATGTCGGCCCCTGGCTGCCCGAGCCGCTGGTCGAAGAGGCTGATGAGGAAGAGGATGTCACTCTGCCGCTGATGCTGGCATTGGAGCGACTGTCGCCGCTGGAGCGGGCCGCCTTCCTGCTGCACGATGTGTTTGGGCTGGCCTTTGACGAGGTAGCGAGGACCATCCAGCGCGATGCCGCCGCCTGCCGCCAGCTCGCCGCCCGCGCGCGCGACCATGTGCGCGACACGCGCCCCCGTTTCCAGATCGAGAAACAGCGCGGGCTGGAGATTGCCGGCGCCTTCTTCGCCGCGTCGCGCAGCGGCGACATGAGCGCATTGGGCGCGCTGCTGGCGCAGGATGTCAGCTTCCACAGCGATGGCGGCGGCAAGCGCCCGGCCGCGATCCGCCCGGCAATCGGCCATGGCCAGGTGATGCAGGTCCACAAGGCGCTGGCGGTGCTGTTCGGCAAATATGGGTCAACCCTGCTGCGCACCTGCATGGTCAACGGCCTGCCCGGCTTCGTCACGCGCGAGGCCGATGGCGAGTTGCAGACCACCGCGCTCGATATCGAGGACGGGCATGTCACCGCCATCTACATCATGCGCAACCCCGACAAGCTGCGCCATCTGCATTGA
- the wrbA gene encoding NAD(P)H:quinone oxidoreductase: MAKVLVLYYSSYGHIETMAKAMAEGAAAAGAQVDIKRVPETAPLEVAKAAHFKLDQDAPVATVAELADYDAIIIGTGTRFGRMSSQMAAFLDQAGGLWARGALNGKVGGAFTSTASQHGGQEVTLFSIITNLLHFGMTIVGLDYGFAGQMGVDKVRGGSPYGATTLADGDGSRQPSEEELDGARYQGRRIAETAIKLHG, encoded by the coding sequence ATGGCTAAGGTTCTGGTTCTCTATTATTCGTCCTACGGGCATATCGAAACGATGGCCAAGGCCATGGCCGAAGGCGCAGCCGCCGCCGGCGCGCAGGTCGATATCAAGCGCGTGCCCGAAACCGCGCCGCTGGAAGTCGCCAAGGCCGCCCATTTCAAGCTGGACCAGGACGCGCCGGTCGCGACCGTCGCCGAACTGGCGGATTATGACGCGATCATCATCGGCACCGGCACCCGCTTTGGCCGCATGTCGAGCCAGATGGCGGCCTTCCTGGATCAGGCCGGCGGCCTGTGGGCGCGCGGCGCGCTCAACGGCAAGGTCGGTGGCGCCTTCACCTCGACCGCGTCGCAGCATGGCGGCCAGGAAGTCACCCTCTTCTCGATCATCACCAACCTGCTGCATTTCGGCATGACGATCGTCGGCCTAGACTATGGCTTTGCCGGCCAGATGGGCGTCGACAAGGTGCGCGGCGGTTCGCCCTATGGTGCGACCACCCTGGCCGATGGCGACGGCAGCCGCCAGCCGAGCGAGGAAGAACTGGACGGCGCCCGCTATCAGGGCCGCCGGATCGCCGAAACCGCGATCAAATTGCACGGTTAA